The genomic interval NNNNNNNNNNNNNNNNNNNNNNNNNNNNNNNNNNNNNNNNNNNNNNNNNNNNNNNNNNNNNNNNNNNaaaataaggaaaaaaaaaaaaaaaaaaaaaagaaaaagaaagacagaTGCTTATGGGCAAAGCAAATTGGCTATAAATAACAACCAGTATCCAGATTTACTTACAAGTAGGGGTCTACAAATTTCTCCCCTTTATACTCATTTCATTCTGACAATGATCCTTTTACAGAAAATGAACTGCTTTTTCCTTAGGGAAAATTAGATCACTTAACTGGTGCAAGAATTGTATATAGCAAAAGGAATGCGACTATTATAGTGGCCCCTACTAAAGTAAATCCTGGACTGGTCCATAACATGAGGTTTGACCTCTCTGTTCTCTTGATGGGATCAACCTCCTCAGACAAAGGATAGTTTGATTGTCTAGGATTCCAGGTAACATACTTGTCAGGAAAGAACCTTGAGAAGATGGACTTTTTGCTTTGCTTCCTGAAATTTGTCCATGCCTTATCCCAATCAGTTGAGAATTTATCACCTGAGGTATGTCCAAGAATAATTGTTGTATGAGTATTTGGATAGGAGAAGCAGTATAAGGGCAATGTAAATTCAGAAGTAGCTAAATCATAAGAAAGTGATCTTATACCAACATAGCATAGTCAAATCATTGTTCATACTTGCACAGTGACTTAGCCCTAACACCAAAAAATTCTTTCAACATCAATTGAATTACAGATGTAGCTAATATGCAATAATGACTGCACTCCGCTGCCTGGGATATCAGTTAACACCATAtaaaagttttattattttaatttccgAGCTCCCAAAAAAATGAAGTTCGTAAATATACATGGGCTCCAGTAGATAAATCAAGTTAGTGTTATGTTGATTTCCATGTGTATGCTAATGCACTAATGCGAACACCTGATAGCAGTGGGAAGAAACGATAGGAAGAAGGACAATTTATGGTATGACAACAGTGTTAAACAAGGGCAGGCAGCAGGGCACTAGCAAAAGCCTGTTTCTAGTATACAGTCTGCCTCACAATATAGTAAAGATGAGAATCACTTCCTTGATCCTGAAGTATTCATCTCGCATATTCAAGCACAAGTCTAATCTAAAGGAataaatattctttaaatGTGCTCTCCAGGTCAACCAAGTTAGCCACTGTTGCTTAAATCAGTAGAAAAATTACAAGACATGGGCATGCCTAATCATGATAATGATCACAGGCAAATTGGATATACAATAGGActcacttttcaaaaactttgaaTTCTAGATAATGTAATGCAACCACTAACCAGGAATATTCAAGTTCCTAAGAGCTCAGATGAGTACTAATTCTATTTCCATTCCCATTCCCGATTCCTCCACCTAATCTTGGATgtcaaaaaataaagtaaaatttatgAGTAATTAGGACTTCTGTTCCTAAAAACAAACTAATAAACTCCAATTGATTTAaatctttaatgaaaatgGCTTAGTGACAGTAACACCAACACAGATAACAGGAGCAATAGTAAAACTCCAACATTAGCAGCTgcagcaaaagaaaagaaatcttCTTTCTCAGAATAACTATATTGGCAATGTAACCCAAAACAACCAAAACTTCAAACAAGACGGGCAAATTAAGAAAACCCAATGATATGGTAAAACACCCTTTTGACATTTAAGTGAAATTGCTGCTGAGTTGATACTTTGGGGCCTATATATAAAGCTGATGACATACCCCTGTTATCACCGTTTTCTTGAGGTTGCCGAGAGCCTTTTTTGGagcagaaaattttgaaagaagaaCAAGGATATGGAGATGTGGATTTCTGTGATGTTCTCCAAAAGCCGTGAGATGTTAAGCTCCCGATTCCAGCTTGAATATCCATTGGCATCTGAAACCGAAGATTCCAATTGAAGCTACTGACGCCACAGCTCCAatgatctctctctctcccgcacctaaaaaaatatcaatttttggaTACTTTCTTATCCGCTGGGAAAATCTGACAACCTCAAATTCGTCCATGTCATCATATGACACGTGGCAGCAtaactaattttcttttatttttctattttcagtataaatatattctttttttttcatttggcCAAAATATTCCTTCTTTGTTACTACACCCTTTTAGTTCTTCTCTAAATATAGatataattaacttatatttttgtttaattaacttttagtgtaattaatttcttatactttcatttttataattaacttttaattataatgtaactcgtcaatttttttatatcatgTCGCTATAACGTGGCATATTATCgtattataataaatgattatGTGACATTTAACATAATCATGTGATGATCTTCATCTTTTATGTTattgatatattaatattatacgaatataaaatgataaatgatatttcgattaataacaattaattgtaaaaatttatttgattcaaaataaaaatataaaaaattgattaaaaatgataaaaaaataaaaatttatttaaatttatttgaatagttagaagaattcttttaaatattatatcttatatttttaagatGTTCGATTTTTAATATCTTTATGGTTCTTAAtgctcaaaaaataaaaataacaacatAATTTCCTTAAGAAAGAATACCCTTttttatttgagaaaaaattcaaacttttttttaataaaaaatatatgctaatcacttaattaaataatgtaGTACTCAAAGAATGCCTTTTGGAGACACAAAATAAAGTAACACCACATTATCTAAGAAAATGTCATGTAGTTAATCCTAATCACCTTTGTTCTTTCCTAGGTGAAAGTGATAGTATAAGTTTGGATGAACTTAAGTTTTGTGATGTACTAacaaagtttcttatttcagcaTTAATTATCTGATACTATAaagttattatatattttaaaatagccaaaaaaaatcagaCAGAAAGATTATAGAATCATTAACTACCTTGGTGTTCAGTCTGATGAGATGTCTAGTCAATCAAAGACACATGGCATTATCAGAGACGCTGGAGACTCAATCTGGTGCGACGTGAATGACCAAATCCCATCATATTTCTCTATCGTCACCTCTTGTTGCCCAATTCCAGTGGCACCAAAATAATTAACCGGtcgaaattaaattttttcttctcattccTTGGCACTGGGGCACGCAGGCTCAGCCCTGACCTCTCTGTCCTGTCCCCATTCCACTTAGTTCGCCCAATGGTCGGCAGATTGGCCTAAGACAACACATGGGACTGACTTTTCTTTTACACTCCCGCGAGTGGAAGATCATGCTTCCACGTGTCATCAGATCCCGTTACAGAAAAAGCCGTGGACAGCCCGGTGGGGCATACGGAATAGTTTTAAGGTTGTCAAATAAAAACTGAAGTAATTTGAAtcaatacaattttttttttctaagcaaataaaattaaaatattttaaatataaaaagtcGTGAAAAATTGACTTAGATCGGTTTAGGCTTAAAAGTTAAGTACAATTTTGGTTATAATGACTTTTGTCACTGAAAACCTAAAAGcttacaattttaaaaaagttttttatatatacttttttaAAGCGAACGAAAACAGACCATGGACACTTCTAGTGGGCCATGGTTTGGCCATCACAACCTAAAGCTTGATGTAATGTCAACCGTTAGATCGTTGGGTCAAGACCAGACAATGGAGCTTCAATCTGCACCactgtttttttattttttattttattttttgtgtgttttgtttaaaatatatgtcattaaaaaaataattaaaatcgaGGTGCAAGTGGAAAAATGGGGGGACGGGTACACAGGTACGAGAGGACACGATATTGGGTGGTTGTTTTAATTTAGTGGACAAGAAAGACTGGCGCGTAGCTTTCACAAATCTATCGTGGGACCCACCCTTCCTTTCGGGTTTTAACAACTTATGACGAGCAGTTTTTCGCTTCACTCTTCAACACATCGGCGGCGCTGTCAACGGATTAATCGGCTTGTATATTGCTCTGTCTCGTCGCGTTGCGTTGCTTGCCAACCCCAACTCTACGCCCCTACACCATGAAAACTACGGTGTGGCCTCCTGCAcgaaagaatttttttttcaaatatttataagtaataataaaaaaataaaatatatatcttcTAATCACGCTGCTTGactcattaattttatttcaaatattgTATTTTCTGAGATATTTATTGGATAAattcaaaagtaaaatttatgGATCCACGAATTATTAGATCACATCAGGTGAGAATAAAGGCCatgaaattgttttttttttttttaatattcaacATTATAACAcgaaaaatgtattaagaaaAAAGGCCAAAAGGTCAAAAGGCAGAATGGAAAGTCTAGTACTGTAGTTATAGGGAGGTTATCCAATCACGTTGTAGTATTAGATACTCCCTCCTGAATTAGACCACACAAGAAAGAAACCTCTCGGTATGGATAAAGACCATAAACTAAAATCGGCGTAGAAGAGGAATTGAAATGAGACGATTAATTGAACGGCCTTAGATAACTCACCACACATGTTACCCAGCTCCACCCGCCAGACAACTGagttcatctctctctctctctctttcaaaGTCAGTCATTTTGTCTATAGTTTGGTTGCAAAAAGCAAGCATagggaaggaaaaagaagcaGAGCAAAACATGAACTCATCATCGTCGTCACCGAATCCTCCACTGCCTCCAGCACCTCCTCCGCAGCAGTCTTCCACGTCCGCGAACGCCGCTGATGGGTCCGGAAAGAAAGTCAGGAAACCTTACACCATCACCAAGTCACGTGAGAGTTGGACTGAGGAAGAACACGACAAGTTCCTTGAAGCTCTTCAACTGtatgttcttcttcttctttatttatttttaagttgaaaactTTTGGaccaattttgttcttttttgaaaaattaaaatgaattacAAGTACCCAATACTTCGATTTACTGTTTTCTTGGGTTTCCAACTTTCCATCTCCTTTTTCGGTCGGAAATTTACCCTTTTCTTGCtgtttcttaattttgattctGCTGTTTTAACTAGTTTAGAACTTGGAAAGTCTTGAACGAGTCATTTCTTGAGATAATTGTGAACTGGATGTGTTTTATGGAGAAATTTATCTGCAAACTTGATACTCAAGTTGTTTGGGAGCTTAATTTTGGCTGAATTTGGTACAAGAATTTACCTGATTGTTACTATAAAACTTCCTTGTCGGTTTGTGCATTGAACCTTGTACGAGGATGCCAATGACAATACATTtacttcctttttttattattattatttttttgtttaggaTATGATTTGCAGCTGTTGCCTTGTTctatttatgttttattagCAATTTGAACTGTAAGGATCAATGTTGTCTTGTAATAGAAAAAATTCTTGTTAGcatgatttttatataagtagttttctatctttcttcctgACTTAGGTTTGACCGTGActggaaaaaaattgaagattttGTGGGTTCAAAGACAGTTATCCAGGTTTAAAGACAACAATTGGATGTTGTGagctaaatttttaatatttaatctcattttggttcattttttttaaatgaatgcTCGCTGCCTTTTCAGATTCGAAGTCATGCCCAGAAATACTTTTTGAAGGTCCAAAAGAATGGGACAATTGCACATGTGCCTCCTCCTCGCCCCAAGCGCAAAGCTGCTCACCCTTACCCGCAAAAGGCGTCTAAAAATGGTTTGTTTTGTTAAGGATTGTGAAGATATACTAGATTGAAGTATTAAGGCTATGATTACATTTTGACATGCTTTTAAATTAGCAGTTTTAGTGTCATTGCAAGCATCCATGGCTTATCCTTCTTCAATAAATACCATAGCACCTGGATATGCTCCCTGGGATGAAGCGTCCTTGCTAGTAAACACTGCCCCAAGCAAAATCATGCCACCACAAGATGAATTTACAAGCCTTCAAGGAGCTGAAGGCATGCAtacttctctccttttttttcctttgttatAATAGTAGTAGACTAGCTTTCCTAAAGGGAATATTCCAGCACTTCTTATGCATACAACGTTACTGATTCAGCTGATATTGGATCGAAGGGCGTAGCAAGGATTAGTAACAGTGGTGTCAGTGGCATTGGAAGCTCAAGTAGGACAATACCTAGTTCTGATATGCCATACCAAGGGAAACAAGCTCCCATGCTTCATGGTATTTGTGTTGGccataatcaattttttttcccatttactttgtttgtacTTGATGGTATAGGTCAGCTTTATCTTTGTTTTGCAGGTATACCGGATTTTGCTGAAGTTTATAGCTTCATTGGGAGCATCTTCGATCCAGACACCCAAGGGCATGTGCAAAAACTCAAAGAGATGGATCCgataaattttgaaactgtGAGTCAAATGGcgcttattttttttatttcaacagGTCATATTTGTAGTATATATCATAAATGCCCTGCCCTAATTTACATTATATGATGTAgaaagtttaaaataaaaatcagagGAAATACTGGTCGACATGACCTGGTTTTTGGTCAGTAGTGACCAACAACCCCTTAGATAAAGTTTACAAAGCAGTGTATAGGAATAAATGCTGATGACGTGTTTATATCTTCCTTTCTAAAGTCT from Theobroma cacao cultivar B97-61/B2 chromosome 5, Criollo_cocoa_genome_V2, whole genome shotgun sequence carries:
- the LOC18597885 gene encoding uncharacterized protein LOC18597885, coding for MPMDIQAGIGSLTSHGFWRTSQKSTSPYPCSSFKIFCSKKGSRQPQENGDNRGDKFSTDWDKAWTNFRKQSKKSIFSRFFPDKYVTWNPRQSNYPLSEEVDPIKRTERSNLMLWTSPGFTLVGATIIVAFLLLYTILAPVK
- the LOC18597886 gene encoding protein REVEILLE 8, with the protein product MNSSSSSPNPPLPPAPPPQQSSTSANAADGSGKKVRKPYTITKSRESWTEEEHDKFLEALQLFDRDWKKIEDFVGSKTVIQIRSHAQKYFLKVQKNGTIAHVPPPRPKRKAAHPYPQKASKNVLVSLQASMAYPSSINTIAPGYAPWDEASLLVNTAPSKIMPPQDEFTSLQGAEADIGSKGVARISNSGVSGIGSSSRTIPSSDMPYQGKQAPMLHGIPDFAEVYSFIGSIFDPDTQGHVQKLKEMDPINFETVLLLMRNLTVNLCSPDFEPVRKVMSSYDVSTKTVGLGTGIIPQSQTNDISC